CCGGCGCGCTTGGCGACGCCGATCAGGGTGCCGGAGTTATCGAACAGATCGACAAACAGGAACGCGAAAATCACGCTCACCAGGCCGATGTCCAGGGCGCCCTTGATATCCAGTTGCAGGAAGGTCGGGGCCAAGGACGGCGGCGCGGAAATGATGCCGCCGAACGGCGTGAAGCCCATCAGGATCGAGACGACGGTGACCGCCAGGATGCCAATCAACACCGCGCCGCGCACTTTGAGTGCTTCCAGGGCGACGATCAGGACAAAACCCAGGGTCGCGAGGATCGGCGCCGGTTGCTTCAGGTCGCCAAGGCCGACCATGGTCGCCGGGTTCTTAACCACGATGCCGGCGTTGTTCAGGGCGATCAGCGCCAGGAACAGGCCGATACCGGCGGCGATGGCCGAGCGCAGCGGCAGCGGGATGCTGTTGATGATCCACTCGCGGATGCGAAAGATCGACAGCAGGAAGAACAGCACGGCGGAGATGAATACCGCACCCAGCGCCACTTGCCAGGTATGGCCCATGTGCAGGACCACGGTGTAGGTGAAGAAGGCGTTCAGGCCCATGCCCGGCGCAAGGGCGATCGGGTAGTTGGCGATCAGGCCCATGACCGCCGAGCCAATGGCTGCCGCCAGGCAGGTGGCGACGAACACTGCACCCTTGTCCATGCCGGTTTCGCCGAGGATGCTCGGGTTGACGAACAGGATGTAGGCCATGGCCAGGAAGGTCGTGACGCCCGCCAGGATCTCGGTCCGCACGTTGGTGTTGTGTGCCTTGAGTTGAAACAGCCTTTCCAGCATGTCTGCTCCCCGTGGCGCGCGCGGCGCCGTGAATGTATCGACCTCAACAGCAAAGCACAGGCCGCCAATGGCGCCCGGGATTTTCTGCGGGTCGGAAAAAGCCGCGCATCATAGCAGCGCGGCGATGTGGCTGCGATCCTCGATGTACCGAGATGTACCGAGATGTGCCGAGGCAATTATTGGGCCATACTGCGCGCGATTCCGGGAGGTCGGTATGTATCGCATGAAGAAAATCGCATGGGTATGGACATGGGGCTGGGCCTTGGGCCTGGGGCTGTCCGTGGCGGCCGCACACGCCGCGTCGGCGCCGCCGCTGAGCGAGGTCAAGGTGCTCAAGGTCGAATCGCCGGCCTGCGGCTTCGAGGACATCGTCGCGCAGCAGGAACGGACCCGCTGCGATCACGGTGGCCCGAATATCAAGGTCTACGTGTTGGAAGTCGGCTACGGCCATCAGCCTCACGTCACGCTGGATGGCTTCGAGGTCGACGGCACCCGCTCGCCGGTGTGTGCATTCAGCAATGGCAACCTGAACGATTGTTCGGCCAGGACCAAGGTGGTCGGCTACCTCTATGTCTTCGACCTGAAGGGCAAGCAGGAAGGCACTTTCAGCTTCAGCAATGTGTCGATCAACGCACCGGGCAACCGGATGTCGACCCAGCTGTACATCAAATGACGACGTTCTGGACGCGCTTCGCCTGACACGGTCCGGCAAAGCTGGCTAGTCTTCAGGAATCACCCTGCGGAGAGTGCCCATGATTCCTGGAACCAAGATCCCCCGAGCCCTGATTGCCGTGGCCGAAGGCGTCGACGACTTGCAGACGGTGACGCTGATCGACGTGTTGCGTCGGGCGCAGCTCGAAGTGGTGGTGGCAAGTATCGAGGGCCGCCGCATGTTCACCTGCGCACGGGGCACGCGTTTGACCGCCGATGGCATGTTGGTAGACCTGCTGGTCCAGGACTTCGACTTGATTGTGCTGCCGGGCGGCATCATCGGCGCGCAACATCTGGCGGCCCATCAGCCGTTGCAGCAGTTGATCAAGGACCAGGCCGCCGCCGGGCGATTCTTTGCCGCCATCGCCGAAGCGCCGGCACTGGTGCTTCAGGCTTTCGGTGTCCTGCGCCAGCGCCGCATGACCTGCCTGCCCACTGTGAGCCAGCAACTGTCGGGGTGCAGTTTCGTCGATCAGCCGGTGGTCGTGGATGGCAACTGCATCACCGCCCAAGGCTCGGCAGCCGCCGTGGCGTTTGCCTTGACGCTCGTGGAGCAACTCAGCGGCAAGGGTGTAAGGAGCGTGGTGGCCGCTGAGTTGCTGGCCTGAGAGGCGTTTCGTCATTCAATTGCCTTGAACGCTCACCCCACCCTGAAGTCGTACCCCTTATGACGGCGGTTTCCCAAAACGCCGCGTGTACGACCAACCGTGAGGTGTTCCATGAGCGCGACCCTGTCCGAAGCGACGCAGGCGTCCTACGCCAGTCATCCAATCCGTCTGACACTCAATGGCCAGGTGCGCGAGCTGCAGGTGTTGCCCTGGACCACGTTGCTGGACCTTTTGCGCGAGCAGCTTGATCTGGTGGGCAGCAAGAAAGGTTGCGACCACGGCCAATGCGGCGCCTGCACGGTGTTGCGTGATGGCAAGCGGATCAACGCCTGCCTGACCCTGGCGGTGATGTGTGACGGTGCCGAGTTGACCACGGTCGAGGGCTTGGCCAATGGCGATGAGTTGCATCCGATGCAGCGCGCGTTCATCAAGCATGACGCGTTCCAGTGCGGCTACTGTACGCCCGGGCAGATCTGTTCGGCAGTGGGCCTGGCCAACGAAGGGCGGGCACAGACCGGTGGTGAGATCAGCGAGCTGATGAGCGGCAATCTCTGCCGATGCGGTGCGTACAACAACATTCGCGACGCCATTGAAGAAGCACTGCCGCTCTGCCAGCAACCGGGAGATGCGCAATGAATCCCTTCCGCTACAGTAAACCCGACACCTTGCAGGCTGCCGTCGATCTGTCGAGCGCGACCTCACGTTTCATCGCTGGCGGCACTAATTTGCTGGACTTGATGAAGGAAAACCTCACCCGTCCCCAACACCTGATCGATATCACCGGACTGCCGTTGGCGGACCTCAGCGAAACCCCCTCCGGCGGGGTCATGATCGGCGCGCTGGTGAGCAATGCCGACCTGGCCTGGCATCCTTGGATCGAACGGCGTTACCCGTTGCTTTCCCAAGCCATCCTGGCAGGCGCCTCGCCACAATTGCGCAACATGGCCAGCACCGGCGGCAACCTGTTGCAACGCACCCGTTGCTATTACTTCTACGACGCCAACGTGCCCTGCAACAAGCGGCGGCCCGGCAGCGGCTGCCCGGCCAGGAATGGCCTGAACCGGATCCACGCGATCCTCGGGGCGAGTGACCAATGTGTCGCGACCCATCCCTCAGACATGTGCGTGGCCCTGGCGGCGCTGGACGCGGTGGTCCATGTATTGGGCCGGGGTGGGGCGCGGACCATCGAGTTCGCCGACTTTCATCGTCTGCCGGGCGACGCCCCTGAGCGGGACAATCAACTGGCCGATGACGAGCTGATCACCTACATCGAGTTGCCTGCAGCAGGTTTCGTCGAACACAGCCACTACTTGAAGATCCGTGACCGGGCCTCCTATGCCTTTGCGCTGGTGTCAGTGGCGGCGGCGCTGGAACTGGACGGGCCGGTGATTCGCCAGGCTCGCCTTGCCCTCGGCGGGGTGGCTCACAAACCTTGGCGAGACCGGGCGGTGGAGAATTGGCTGACGGGCCAGACCGTCAGCCGCGAAACATTCACGGCCGCCGCCGATGCACTGCTGCAAAACGCCGAGCCGCTGGAACACAACGGCTTCAAGGTCAAGTTGGCGCGCCGGGCTATTGTTCGCGCCTTGAGCGATGCCGCACTGATGGGAGGCACCGCCCGATGAATACGTTGAGCAAATCCATAGGCCAACCCTTGGACCGAGTCGACGGCCTGCTCAAAGTCACGGGCCAGGCCCGTTATGCCGGTGAGTACCGCGAAGACGGCTTGCTGCACGGCAGCGTGGTGTCCGGCAGCATCGCCCGCGGCCGCGTGTTGCGGATCGATGCCAGCAAAGCGTTGGCCTTGCCCGGTGTGGTCGCGGTGATCGATCACACCAATCGCCCCCGGATTGCCAGCTACGACGAGCCCTACCAGGATGCCGACGCGGCCGAAGGGTCGCCGTTCCGGCCGTTGTACAACGAGCAGATTCTCTACAGCGGCCAGCCGCTGGCGTTGGTGGTCGCGCAAAACCTGGAGCTGGCTCGCTACGCCGGTTCACTGGTTGAAATCGAATATGAAGTTGCCGATCACCAGACCGATCTGACGATCGTGCAAAACGAAGCCCATCCGGCACCGGCCGAGCTGCCCAAGCCTCGTGGGAATTTTCAGGGCGAATACGCCAGCGCGGCCCTCAGCGTGGATGTGTCCTACAGCACGCCGATCGAGCATCACAACCCGATGGAGCCTCATGCTTGCACCGTGCTGTACCAACCCAACGGCTGCCTGCATATCCACGATAAAACCCAAGGCACGCAGAACTGTCAGGCGTATGTGCAGAAGGTGTTCGGACTGGAGCAGGACCAGATACGTGTATTTGCCGCGTTTGTCGGCGGTGCGTTCGGCTCCGGATTGCGCCCGCAGTATCAGTTGCCGCTTGCGGTAATGGCGGCGCTGTCGCTGAAACGCTCGGTGCGCATCAGCCTGACGCGCCAACAGATGTTTACCTTCGGTTACCGGCCGCGGACGTTCCAGCGCGTGCAACTGGGCGCGGCCGCCAACGGACGGTTGCTCGCCGTGGCACACAGCGCCGTTGGCCAGACCTCGCGCTTCGAGGACTTCACCGAACACGTGGTGGAGTGGAGCGGCATGCTCTATCACTGCGATAACGTGACGCTGACTTACAAACTGGCGCCATTGGATGTTTATACGCCGTTGGACATGCGTGCTCCGGGCGCCGCCCTTGGTTTGATCGGCCTCGAATGCGCCATGGATGAGTTGGCCTATGCCCTGGCGATGGATCCGGTTCAATTGCGCTTGATCAACTATGCCGAGCGCAACGAGAACGAGGGCAAGCCCTATTCCAGCAAGGCGTTGCGCGAATGCTACGCCGAGGGCGCCGCTCGTTTTGGCTGGGACAAGCGCAACCCGGAACCGCGCAGCATGCGCGAAGGCCGGCAATTGGTGGGCTGGGGCATGGCCGGGGGTGTGTGGGAAGCCATGCAACAGAAGGCCAGCGCCCGAGCGTCGCTGGACGCCAACGGCAAGTTGACGGTCAGCAGCGCCACCACTGACATCGGCACGGGCACCTACACCGTCATGACCCAGATTGCCGCCGAGGCGTCAGGGGTTTCCTTCGATGACGTCACCTTCGTCCTCGGCGACTCGTCGCTGCCGACCGCGCCGTTGCAGGGCGGCTCGTTCACTGTTTCGTCGGTGGGCACGGCGGTCAAGCAGGCCTGTGAGGCGCTGCGAGAAAAGCTCCTGGCCGTAGCGCGACAGAGCTGTCCAGCTTTCAGCGGCGCAACCCTCGAGCAAGTGACATTCGTTGACGGTGAACTGCGCATGGGGGAGGCCCGCGTCGCTTTGGCGGAACTGGCGCAAAAAAGCGGCGAGACACCGTTGCAAGTGCAAGTCACCGCCGAGCCTGATGAAAAACGCCAGGCCTACGCCACCGCCACGCATTCGGCGGTGTTTGTTGAGGTGCTGGTGGATGAAGACTTGGGCACGGTCAAAATCAACCGTGTGGTCAGCGCCATTGCGGCTGGCCGGGTGATCAATCCGAAGACCGCTCGGAGCCAGATCCTCGGCGGCGTGGTCTGGGGCGTCGGCATGGCGTTGCATGAAGAAACCCTGACCGATCACGCCTTGGGCCGGCACATGAACCACAACCTGTCCGAATACCATGTGCCGGTCAACGCCGACATCGGCGATATCGAGGTGATTTTCGTCGAGGAACAGGATGACATCGTCAACGCCCTCGGCTCCAAAGGCGTCGGAGAGATCGGCATCGTCGGCGTACCGGCGGCGGTGGCGAATGCGATTTATCACGCCACCGGAAAACGGGTCAGGGACTTCCCGATCACCCTCGACAAGCTGCTCTAGGCTTTCGCTTCCTCAACCGGTTCGTGCATGCGGTCACGGTTGGCCAGGGTCGGGAACAGTTTGATCCAGGTCCCGGTCACCAGCAGCGTGCCGATACCGCCCATGACCACCGCCGGCACCGTGCCGAACCAGTGGGCGGTCAGGCCGGACTCGAATTCGCCCAACTGGTTCGAGGCGCCGATGAACAGCCCGTTCACCGCGCTCACGCGACCGCGCATTTCGTCCGGGGTTTCCAGTTGCACGAAGGAGGCGCGGATCACCATGCTGATCATGTCCGCCGCGCCCAGCACCACCAGCACCGCCAAGGAAAACCAGAATGAGGTGGAGAGGCCGAAGGCAATCGTGGCGACGCCGAATATTCCCACTGCGGTGAACATCACCCGGCCGACCTTGCGTTCCACGGCAAACCGCGCCAGCCACAGCGACATCAGCAAGGCGCCCACCGCCGGTGCCGAGCGCAACAGGCCCAGGCCCCAGGGACCGGTGAGCAGGATGTCCTTGGCGAACACCGGCAGCAACGCCGTGGCGCCGCCCAGTAGCACGGCGAACAAGTCCAGGGAAATCGCCCCGAGGATGTCCTGGCGGCTGCGGATGAAACGAATACCGGCCAGCAACGAATCCAAGGTTGCCTTGCCTTTGTTCAGCGGCGTTTGCCGGGCCGGCAGGTTGAGCATCAGGCAGCAGGCGATGATGTAGAGCAGCACGGTCGGCCCATAGACCCAGACGCTGCCGAAGGCGTAGAGCAAGCCGCCAAGGGCTGGGGCGACGATGGTCGCGGACTGCTGGGCCGATTGCGCGGCGGCGACGGCGCGGGGAAACAGCGCGGCCGGCACGATACTCGGCAGCAGCGCCTGGGTGGTCGGCATCTCGAAGGAGCGGGCGGCGCCCAGCAGGAAGGCGAGGATGAAGATCATCTCCCGCGTGACGTTGTCAGTGGCGCTACCGACCACCAGGGCCAGGGCGATCATCGCCTGCAACGACTGGCAGATCGCAGCGACCTTGCGCCTGTCGTATCGATCCGCCACATGCCCAGTGTGCAGCATGAACAATACCCGTGGCGCGAACTCCACCAGCCCGACCAGGCCCAGGTCCAAAACGTTGCCGGTCAGTTGGTAGAGGTTCCAACCGATGGCCACGGTGAGCATCTGGAAGCCGCTGGCGGTGAATATCCGGGCCAGCCAGAAGGCGATGAAGGGACGATGGTGACGGAGCAGCAGCGGCGCTTGGCTGGGCATCTAAGACAGGTCCGGTGATGAAGGCTTGGAGATTATCACCGAGCTGTAACTGGAAGTTGCGATGGCTGGGAAAATAGTTAGCCAAACATCGATCTTACCCATGGTGCCGATTTTTTTGTGGCGAGGGGATTTATCCCCGCTCGAGTGCGCAGCGCTCGCAAAAGCTAGGGGCCGCTTCGCGCCCCAGCGGGGCGGTGCGACGTTTCGCTAAATCCCCTCGCCACAACACTGCACGCCTCAAAACTCAAGAGTCTGGGTAGGGTTTCGGCACTGAGACAACCTGTCACGCGACAAAAGACCACGCCGTCCATCGGCAAATATGCGACTACTCTTTGAACATTGCTTGATCCAGATCAATGCCTGCCCAGGCGTTGCGCTGGGGGCCACCTGGCCAGAATCCTGCGTCGTGACGGTTCTAAAAAAAGAACGATTTGAAAAGCATCGCACTCCATATCCCTGGGGGCTGTGATGCAAGCCCCGCCCGCAGCCGGTTTTACCTGACAGAGGAAGACTTATGTTCGGTTTGGAGGCGCTCGATCTCGCCCGAATCCAGTTCGCGTTCACCATTTCGTTCCACATCCTGTTCCCGGCCATCACCATCGGCCTGGCGAGCTACCTGGCGGTACTCGAAGGCTTGTGGCTCAAGACGCGCGACGATACGTACCGCGACCTGTACCACTTCTGGTCGAAGATCTTCGCCGTCAACTTCGGCATGGGCGTGGTGTCCGGGCTGGTCATGGCCTATCAGTTCGGCACCAACTGGAGCCGTTTTTCGGACTTTGCCGGTGCAGTCACCGGGCCGCTGCTCACCTATGAGGTGCTCACGGCGTTCTTCCTTGAAGCGGGTTTCCTCGGTGTCATGCTGTTCGGCTGGAACCGCGTGGGCCGTGGTCTGCACTTCTTCTCCACGGTCATGGTGGCGATCGGCACGCTGATCTCGACCTTCTGGATCCTGTCTTCCAACAGCTGGATGCAAACCCCGCAGGGCTACGAAATCATCGACGGCCGGGTGATTCCGGTGGACTGGCTGGCGGTGGTGTTCAATCCGTCGTTTCCTTATCGTCTGTTGCACATGTCCGTCGCGGCATTCGTCGCCACGGCGTTCTTCGTCGGTTCCTCGGCGGCCTGGCATCTGCTGCGCGGGCGCGACAATCCGGCCATTCGCCGCATGCTCTCGATGGCGATGTGGATGGCCTTGCTGGTGGCGCCGGTGCAGGCGGTCATCGGTGACTTCCATGGCCTCAACACGCTCAAGCATCAACCGGCGAAAATCGCCGCGATCGAAGGTCACTGGGAAAACGTTGGCGATGAGCCCACGCCGCTGATCCTGTTCGGCTGGCCGGACATGAAGGCGGAGGAAACCAAATACGCGGTGGAAATTCCCTACTTGGGCAGCCTGATCCTGACTCACTCGTTGACCGATCAAGTGCCGGCTCTCAAGGAGTTTCCGCCCGAGGACCGGCCAAATTCGACCATCGTGTTCTGGTCGTTCCGGGTCATGGTTGGCCTGGGGCTGCTGATGATTTTCACCGGCCTGTGCAGCCTCTGGCTGCGCCGCAAGGACCGGATCTACCAATCCCGGCCGTTCCTTCACCTGGTGCTGTGGATGGGGCCGTCAGGCCTGGTCGCGATCCTGGCCGGCTGGTTCACCACGGAGATCGGGCGACAGCCGTGGGTGGTCTACGGGCTGATGCGCACGGCCGATGCGTCGTCTGGCCACAGCTTTGCGCAGATGAGCTTCACCCTCGTCATGTTTGTGGTGGTGTATTTCGCGCTGTTCGGTGCGGGGCTGAGCTACATGTTGCGCCTGGTACGCAAGGGCCCGGTGGCCCACGAAGCCGAGCCGAGCGACGGTGGCCCGGGCCAGAAACGCACCCCGGCCCGTCCATTGTCGGCAGCCAACGAAGGCGACGACGAAGTGGACCACAACGACAGCTCGCACAAGGGGAATTGAGTCATGGGTATTGATCTTCCGCTGATCTGGGCCGTGGTCATCATCTTCGGCATCATGATGTACGTGATCATGGACGGCTTCGACCTGGGTATCGGCATCCTCTTTCCCTTCGTCAAGGGCGAGCGTGATCGCGATGTAATGATGAATACCGTCGCGCCGGTCTGGGACGGTAACGAAACCTGGCTGGTGCTCGGCGGTGCCGGGCTGTTCGGGGCGTTTCCGCTGGCTTATTCGGTGGTGCTTTCGGCGTTGTACCTGCCGTTGATCCTGATGCTCATCGGCCTGATTTTCCGCGGCGTGGCCTTCGAGTTCCGCTTCAAGGCCAAGGCCGAGAAGCGGCACCTGTGGGACAAGGCGTTCATCGGTGGTTCGCTGACGGCTACCTTCTTCCAGGGCGTCGCGCTGGGGGCCTTCATCGATGGTTTCGAGGTGGTCAATCGCCAATTTGCCGGCGGCTCGCTGGATTGGTTCACGCCGTTCACGATGTTCTGCGGTCTCGCGCTGATTGCCGCCTATGCCTTGCTCGGCTGCACCTGGCTGATCATGAAGACCGAAGGCAAGCTGCAAGAGCAGATGCACGACCTGGCGAGGCCACTGGCATTCGTGGTGCTGGCCGTGATTGGTGTCGTCAGCATCTGGACGCCGCTGGCCCACGCCGACATCGCGGCGCGCTGGTTCACCTTGCCGAACCTGTTCTGGTTCCTGCCGGTGCCGATCCTTGTGCTGGTCACGATGTACGGATTGTTCCGCGCCGTGGCCCGGAACGCCAACTACACGCCGTTCATCCTGACCCTGGTGCTGATCTTCCTCGGCTACAGCGGTTTGGGCATCAGCTTGTGGCCGAACATCGTGCCGCCGTCCATCTCGATCTGGGACGCCGCGTCACCGCCACAGAGCCAGGGTTTCATGCTGGTTGGCACGCTGTTCATCATTCCGTTGATCCTGGTGTACACCTTCTGGAGCTACTACGTGTTCCGGGGCAAGGTGACCCATGACGATGGCTACCATTGACCGACCTGCGAGGTGCCGAGGATGGCCAAGCCTGACTTGAAAGACATCGAGGCCGCCGAACGCAAGCCGTTATGGCAGCGGCTCGGTTGGCTGGTAATGATTTGGACCGGTAGCGTGCTGGCACTGTTTATCGTGGCCAGCTTGATGCGGATGTTCATGAACGCCGCGGGCCTGACCACCCACTGACTTCCCATCCCGTTGCCTTGCGGCACGGTTTACGCCCTCCTGAAAAGGGAGGGCTTTTTTTTGGATGAATTATCTACGGGCTTTTAGAATCACGAATTTCGGCGTCGCCGCGACCTGCTCGACGCCGCGGAACAGCCGCGCCAGCTTGCTGTGGTAGCCCAGGTGACGGTTGCCGACGATGTACAGGGCGCCGCCGACCACCAACGCTTCGCGAGCTTGCTGGAACATCCTCCAGGCGAGGAAATCGCCCACAACCTGCTGCTGGTGGAACGGGGGGTTGCACAGCACCACATCCAGCGATTGCGGCTCTTGTCCGGCGAGCCCATCGCCGGCCCGCAGGGTCACTTCGCGCTGGCCCAGGGCGGCTTGCCAGTTTTCCGTGGCCGATTGGATGGCCATGTACGACTCGTCCACTAACGTGTAGTGAGCCTCGGGGTTGTGCAACGCGCTGGCGATTGCCAGCACACCGTTGCCGCAGCCCAGGTCCGCGACGCGGGCTGTGCCGAGGTTTTTTGGCAAGTGCGGCAGGAAGGCGCGAGTACCGATGTCCAGTCCTTCACGACAGAACACGTTGGCATGGTTGAGCAATTCGATCTTCGGCTCGTCCAGCCAGTAACGAGTGGGATAGGGGGAGACGGCTGGCGTCATGGCTTGAGGCGTGGCAATCAACAGACGGGCCTTTTTTACCGCCAGGGAGGCCTGCACCGTCCCGATGTAGCGTTCCAGCAGGTCGCCTGCGGCCCGTGGCAAATGCTTGACCATGGCGGCTGCAATGACTTGCGCGCCTGGGGCCAGGTGCCCTTGTAGCCGGATCAGTTGCTCTTCCAGTAGCGCCAGGGTTTTAGGGACTTTGATCAGGACTCGGTCAAAGGGGCCTGTCAGCGCTTCGCTGGCTGGTACGATCGGTATCGCGTCGAAGGGCAGGTTGTTGCGCACCAGGTTTTTTTCCAGCGCCTGCAGTGCCAGGAACGAGTCGCCGCTGCTGGTGACCTTGACCTTGCCCACCAGGCTGGCCGCGAGGGCGCCGAAGCCATCATTGAGTACTAACACTCGGGACTCGGCGCTCGGCTGTTGTTCAGCCAGAAACGCAAGCAGGTATTCATCGGCCGCATCAAAGGCTTGCAGTGGTTCGTTCGGCTGTTCGGGCTGGCGGATCAGGTCGAGTTGGGCGAAGGGGCTGTCGAGCAAGGGCATGGCTGGGACTCTGGCAAATCAACGGATGTCCCGCTGCCCTGGGGCAGGCTTGTCAGCGGGACCGCCTGAATGAACTGCATCGCGCGCTTCGCACGTCATCATTCAAGTGGGCCGTAAATGGTACGTTTTTTTGTCAGGTATTACTCGTGGGTTTTTCAGGTAGGCGATCGTGCTTCGCTCCCTAAATCATATGGATGTGGGCCGCTTTGGCCACCGCCGAGATCTTGTTGGTCACGTTCAGTTTTCGCATGCAGCTGCATACATGGAAATTCACGGTGCGTTCGGAAAGGCATAGGATCCTGCCAACTTCCGACGCGGTCTTGCCTTCGGCGGACCATCTCAACACTTCTATCTCTCGGGGCGAGAGATGACAGACCTGTGGCGGCGCCATTGCGCCAGACAGCTTCTTGCCCGCCAATGCATGCAACCTTTGGCTGGCAAAAATGGCATAGCCAAGATTTCCGTAATGCTCATCGGCATCGATACGGCAATGGGTCCTGGCAAGACTGAACAAACTATAATGGGCGCCGTATTCGTCATGAACCGCTTGGGTCCAGCCATGTTTGAGGCCTTGCCGATTGAGTTCTCGCCATAACTGCGGGGCCTCGGAAAAAACTTGCTCGCTCCACAGAACGGGCACTGAGGATTGATTGCAATGAGCTATTATTGGGTCGGTGGAGGCATACCCATTTCGTTCATAAAGTCTTTCCCACCCATAAGGGTAATTATTGAGGTTTATCTTGCTGGCAGGTTGATCAGGCAGAGTCGAATGCGCAACAAAGGCGCAATATTCAAACCCCTGAAAATTGAAGAAATCCAGTGCCAGGCGATAAGCTCGTTGCAAGTCCTTTTCACACGATAGCTTCCGTAGTTGCGTATCCTTCCACACGTCCATTGCGCTCTCCTTGGGGTGAATTAAGGAACGTGGATCCAATTCGGTCACGCGAAAATGAGTGTAGGACTATTCCTAACATGCAGTTAGATTTTTTTCGGTTGTATTAGGAGTTTGGTTATTGAGAAAGGCCTTTTGCTAGTTGCTTTCCGATACAACCATTCTTGTTTTGTAGAAGTTTGCCGTGCCAGGTTTTGAAAGTGTGGCGCTACGCTATCATTCGTCGCCGGTGGTTAATGGGCTTACTTTGCGGGACACTGGTGTTCTTGTCTTATTGGAGTGCCTCATGACCGACAATACGGAAAAGTTCACCCGCCAGACGCTGATCGATGTGCAACCGTTGACGTCGCACTTGTTTACATTGCGGACCACTCGGGATCGTGGCTTTCGTT
This is a stretch of genomic DNA from Pseudomonas marvdashtae. It encodes these proteins:
- a CDS encoding cytochrome ubiquinol oxidase subunit I gives rise to the protein MFGLEALDLARIQFAFTISFHILFPAITIGLASYLAVLEGLWLKTRDDTYRDLYHFWSKIFAVNFGMGVVSGLVMAYQFGTNWSRFSDFAGAVTGPLLTYEVLTAFFLEAGFLGVMLFGWNRVGRGLHFFSTVMVAIGTLISTFWILSSNSWMQTPQGYEIIDGRVIPVDWLAVVFNPSFPYRLLHMSVAAFVATAFFVGSSAAWHLLRGRDNPAIRRMLSMAMWMALLVAPVQAVIGDFHGLNTLKHQPAKIAAIEGHWENVGDEPTPLILFGWPDMKAEETKYAVEIPYLGSLILTHSLTDQVPALKEFPPEDRPNSTIVFWSFRVMVGLGLLMIFTGLCSLWLRRKDRIYQSRPFLHLVLWMGPSGLVAILAGWFTTEIGRQPWVVYGLMRTADASSGHSFAQMSFTLVMFVVVYFALFGAGLSYMLRLVRKGPVAHEAEPSDGGPGQKRTPARPLSAANEGDDEVDHNDSSHKGN
- the cydB gene encoding cytochrome d ubiquinol oxidase subunit II, coding for MGIDLPLIWAVVIIFGIMMYVIMDGFDLGIGILFPFVKGERDRDVMMNTVAPVWDGNETWLVLGGAGLFGAFPLAYSVVLSALYLPLILMLIGLIFRGVAFEFRFKAKAEKRHLWDKAFIGGSLTATFFQGVALGAFIDGFEVVNRQFAGGSLDWFTPFTMFCGLALIAAYALLGCTWLIMKTEGKLQEQMHDLARPLAFVVLAVIGVVSIWTPLAHADIAARWFTLPNLFWFLPVPILVLVTMYGLFRAVARNANYTPFILTLVLIFLGYSGLGISLWPNIVPPSISIWDAASPPQSQGFMLVGTLFIIPLILVYTFWSYYVFRGKVTHDDGYH
- a CDS encoding DUF2474 domain-containing protein encodes the protein MAKPDLKDIEAAERKPLWQRLGWLVMIWTGSVLALFIVASLMRMFMNAAGLTTH
- a CDS encoding methyltransferase, with amino-acid sequence MPLLDSPFAQLDLIRQPEQPNEPLQAFDAADEYLLAFLAEQQPSAESRVLVLNDGFGALAASLVGKVKVTSSGDSFLALQALEKNLVRNNLPFDAIPIVPASEALTGPFDRVLIKVPKTLALLEEQLIRLQGHLAPGAQVIAAAMVKHLPRAAGDLLERYIGTVQASLAVKKARLLIATPQAMTPAVSPYPTRYWLDEPKIELLNHANVFCREGLDIGTRAFLPHLPKNLGTARVADLGCGNGVLAIASALHNPEAHYTLVDESYMAIQSATENWQAALGQREVTLRAGDGLAGQEPQSLDVVLCNPPFHQQQVVGDFLAWRMFQQAREALVVGGALYIVGNRHLGYHSKLARLFRGVEQVAATPKFVILKARR
- a CDS encoding autoinducer binding domain-containing protein — encoded protein: MDVWKDTQLRKLSCEKDLQRAYRLALDFFNFQGFEYCAFVAHSTLPDQPASKINLNNYPYGWERLYERNGYASTDPIIAHCNQSSVPVLWSEQVFSEAPQLWRELNRQGLKHGWTQAVHDEYGAHYSLFSLARTHCRIDADEHYGNLGYAIFASQRLHALAGKKLSGAMAPPQVCHLSPREIEVLRWSAEGKTASEVGRILCLSERTVNFHVCSCMRKLNVTNKISAVAKAAHIHMI